GCCAAGGACTTCATCGACCGCCTGCTGACGGTGGACCCCGGCGCCCGTATGACGGCACTGCAGGCCCTGAGGCATCCGTGGGTGGTGAGCATGGCAGCCTCTTCGTCTATGAAGAATCTGCACCGCTCCATCTCCCAGAACCTCCTCAAACGCGCCTCCTCGCGCTGCCAGAGCACCAAATCTGCCCAGTCCACGCGTTCCAGCCGCTCTACACGATCCAACAAGTCTCGCCGAGTGCGGGAGCGAGAGCTGCGGGAGCTCAACCTGCGCTACCAGCAGCAGTACAATGGCTGAGCTGCCAGGCTGGGGTGCAGACATGGCATGGCCCCAGCCTGGCCACACATCGCTGTGCCATCTGGGCCCACCGCCCTCTCTAGAGATAGGTCTCTATGGTCAGTGGTAGGTGAATGGCCCCAGCCCCTTCTCTGTGCCTTCAGCAGTCCCCATCTTCACCCTGGGCCTGAGTCTGGTGCGACAGAGTGGAGGGAGCCCTGGGGCGTACGAGCCCCCTGAACGGGGAGCCTGGTCTGGCACTAATGCTCCTTTTGCTGGACAACTGCTCTGGTACATATTGGGGGAAGGGCAGGACCTGGCCTTCAGTCTCCTCACCTCTTGGCTCTTCTCTAGACCAAATGAGCATGCAGTGCCAGGTAGAGGGCGTCCTTTGGTCCCAGGACTCTTCGGGACAGTTAGTTCTGGAATCCCCCCTTTCCTCTACCAAGCCTTCCTGtctgccctccccccgccccacattCCATGGCGCCCTGATCCTCATGACTATGCTCCAGTGCGAGGCCCAGGTAGGCCCACAGCTTGTGCCTTGGCTGGACTCTCAGCCCCTGGCTAAGTCTAAACAGCCTCCCACCTCCCAGCCAAGATCTGTCTTCCTTCATGGTGCCCCCAGGGACCCCTCCCGGCCCCAGGACTTGCCAGGATCTCTGGTGGTAGGACCATGGAATGGTCCTTGGCCCTCTGGACTGTGTGGCCACATTGGTAGCAGGCTTGCTCCAGGCTTCAGCCTCTCTCTGACTATGAGAGTTCCTGCCCACCAGCCTACTGCACTCAGTGCCTTCTTTACAGAGCCTACTatcacctccctctcccccttggatGCCCATTCTATTCCCCAGGTGCCTCCTTCCCAACTGTGCGGGGTTAAAAGGAGCCCCACTGCTGCTACCTGGGGGATGGGGGCACCTGGGCCAAAGCAAAGGGCAGGGGCTTCCGAGGGAGAGCCCCATCAGGATTCCAGTGTCAGCCTTGGTTCCACCCTTGGTGTTGCCTCTCCCTTCAGGTGCtgctgttccctcctctgcagcTGCATGAAGGAGCCATCTAGCGTCTGGCATGAGTATGGGCGGCCTAGGAAAGAGCACCATGCTCTCCCTTTATCCTCCAAGAGGAAGTCGAAAGGAAGGAGCTGCTGCATTGAGGGAGGGTCCCCGGGGTGCTCAACTCTATCCCCTTCTGCTGAGCTTCTGCGCAGCTCCCTGGAACTTAGCCATACTGTGTGACCTGCCTCTGAACCCTGAGTGCCTGGGGCACTGACCTTCTCACGGTGGCCTTGCTCAGTCCAGCCTGTCCCCGCTTCTTTTCACAGCATTACCCTTCCATTCTGGGCCCCGCTGAATCTCTGGAGGGAGCCCCTGCGAGAGGCGGGTGGAATTGGGTGGCTGCTTTCCCAGAGGTCTGAGCCAGACCATCCCGCTGTCAGTCATGGTGCCTCCCCACCACCACAGACGGGGCTGGAACCCAAGCCCTGTCCCTCCACAGCTGCTTTCAGTGGGTGGGAAGGAGCCAGGGCCCAGCTTTAGCCTTAGCTGGACTGCAGGTCCCCTGCCAGCAGGGAGGGTTTGGCTCTCAGTTCCTCCCAGTGGGTTCCCTTGGGCTAGGCCCTCCTCTTTTTGCATGTGCCACATCCAGTGGGAAACCAAGCCAAAAGAGACCACTCTGGGCCAAGTCATCCGTACCTTGTACACCCCCTCCTTCTGTTTCCAGTTCCCCTAGCACAAGGCAGTGGAAAGCCCAAGCCCCATGGCCTCAGAATTCCCCCTACTTCCCCAAGTGCCTCTGgggatttatttcctcttttggcCAGGATGGGCCTGGTCCTGAAGGTAGGACGGAGGGAGTTTGGAGACTTGGGCCTTTATGCCATGGACTGTGGATGGAGAATGTGcagttatttattttgtgtaCTCAGTTTGTACATGTATCCTTCGTACTCAATAAACAGGCTGCCTTCCCCAGGGAAAGCTGCCCATTCATTCCGACAGCCCAGTCTCTTGCTGTGGACAAGAGGTTGCCCAGGaggtggtggggaggtggggagagcccAGCCTGGTCACGGCTAGTCTAGGAGGATCCTGACTCCTCAACACCTGCCGTGCCAGAAGACAAAGTCCGCTTGGGGAGTGGAGCCCCCAAGAGCCTCTCCTTttccctgcaccaggaagacagACAGGCATACACAAGAGGACAGAGCCTGGGGTCTTTATTGGACTGAGATGGGAAGAGGGCCTGTGGTGGGCTCCGTTGTAGGCTATGATTGATCCAGGTACTGAACTTGCTAACCCGAGTGTACGTTGCAGGCGCGCGCATGTTGCAGTCATTGGTGCCCCAGGAGACAATACCAGTGAGCACCCATGTGTCCCCCTTCTGGCAGACAAGCGGGCCTCCAGAGTCACCCTGAcagaaggagaggggagaagtcAGTGTGGGGGGTGGGAGTGCCACAGGACAGTGCAGAGGGCAGGACAGGGGGCCAGTGCCCACCTGGCACGAGGAGGCCCCGAGGCCCCTGCACAGATCATAGAGTTGGTGACGCGTGAGCCCCAGTACTGCTGGCACCGACTCACGGTGACCAGGGGCAGAACCACCTGCTGCAGGCGTGCGGGAGTCACACTGCCTGTGGGCCGGGAGTGGGTGGTTAGGTCCCAGATGACTtgtccccaccctgccctcccaTCCAGAGCTTTGGCCCGAGTTCCTACCCACACCGCTGAGGCGGCCGCAGCCAGTGGTGACATGTGAGGCCTTCAAGCAGCACCTCATTTGAGGAAG
Above is a window of Balaenoptera ricei isolate mBalRic1 chromosome 19, mBalRic1.hap2, whole genome shotgun sequence DNA encoding:
- the CTRL gene encoding LOW QUALITY PROTEIN: chymotrypsin-like protease CTRL-1 (The sequence of the model RefSeq protein was modified relative to this genomic sequence to represent the inferred CDS: inserted 2 bases in 1 codon) codes for the protein MKRIIKPGPVLNLMPATMLLLSLLLTLVLLGSSWGCSVPAIRPVLSFSQRIVNGENAVLGSWPWQVSLQDSNGFHFCGGSLISQSRVVTAAHCNVVPGCHFVILGKYDLSSSTEPLQVLSISRAITHPFWNPTTMNNDLMLLKLASPAQYTTRISPVCLPSSNEVLLEGLTCXTTGCGRLSGVGSVTPARLQQVVLPLVTVSRCQQYWGSRVTNSMICAGASGLSFCQGDSGGPLVCQKGDTWVLTGIVSWGTNDCNMRAPATYTRVSKFSTWINHSLQRSPPQALFPSQSNKDPRLCPLVYACLSSWCREKERLLGAPLPKRTLSSGTAGVEESGSS